The following are encoded together in the Bacillota bacterium genome:
- the atpD gene encoding F0F1 ATP synthase subunit beta, producing MPNIGKVVQVMGPVVDCLFEEGMPSINNALKIKIPKNKNHGVEIDLTLEVSLFLGGGIVRTIAMDSTDGLVRGVEVIDTGEFISVPVGTLTLGRMFNVLGDPIDGLPMPSGKIKRSPIHRPSPKLEDLNATTEILETGIKVIDLLAPYIKGGKIGLFGGAGVGKTVIIQELIHNVAEQHGGISVFAGVGERTREGNDLYYDMKKSGVINKTAMVFGQMNEPPGARMRVGLSGLTMAEHFRDEEHQDVLLFIDNIFRFTQAGSEVSALLGRMPSAVGYQPTLATDMGLLQERITSTKSGSITSIQAVFVPADDYTDPAPATTFTHLDATTNLSRKISEEGIYPAVDPLASTSRALTPEIVGEKHYNIAREVQKTLQRYNDLLDIIAILGMDELSDEDKLVVHRARRIRLFLSQNFHVAEQFTGQIGSFVKVKDTVKGFEEILQGKYDELPEDAFRLVGSIEEVIEKAKRMKK from the coding sequence ATGCCAAACATTGGAAAAGTAGTTCAAGTAATGGGACCAGTAGTTGATTGTTTATTTGAAGAAGGAATGCCTTCTATCAATAATGCCTTAAAAATCAAGATCCCTAAAAATAAAAATCATGGAGTGGAAATTGACCTCACCTTAGAAGTGTCTTTGTTCTTAGGTGGTGGAATTGTAAGAACCATTGCCATGGACTCAACCGACGGACTTGTAAGAGGCGTTGAAGTGATTGATACAGGAGAATTCATTTCGGTTCCCGTTGGAACATTAACGCTTGGAAGAATGTTTAATGTATTAGGAGATCCCATTGATGGACTTCCAATGCCTTCAGGAAAAATCAAGCGTTCTCCCATTCATAGACCTAGTCCAAAATTAGAAGACTTAAATGCAACAACCGAAATTCTAGAAACCGGAATCAAAGTCATTGATTTACTTGCGCCTTACATCAAAGGTGGAAAAATCGGTCTTTTTGGTGGAGCTGGTGTTGGAAAAACTGTTATCATTCAAGAACTCATTCATAATGTAGCAGAACAGCACGGAGGCATCTCTGTTTTTGCCGGAGTAGGGGAAAGAACTAGAGAAGGAAATGACCTTTACTACGATATGAAAAAATCAGGAGTAATCAATAAAACCGCAATGGTATTTGGTCAAATGAATGAGCCTCCTGGTGCTAGAATGCGTGTTGGACTTTCAGGACTTACTATGGCAGAACATTTTAGAGACGAAGAACATCAAGATGTTCTTCTATTCATCGATAATATTTTTAGATTTACACAAGCTGGTTCTGAAGTTTCTGCTTTACTTGGTAGAATGCCTTCAGCCGTTGGATATCAACCAACGCTTGCGACCGATATGGGATTACTTCAAGAGCGAATTACTTCTACGAAATCTGGATCGATTACATCGATTCAAGCCGTGTTCGTTCCTGCAGATGATTATACCGATCCAGCTCCTGCAACCACTTTTACTCATTTAGATGCAACAACCAATCTATCTAGAAAGATTTCAGAAGAAGGAATTTATCCTGCAGTGGATCCTCTTGCGTCTACTAGTAGAGCACTTACTCCTGAAATTGTAGGAGAAAAACATTACAATATCGCACGAGAAGTCCAAAAAACTCTACAACGCTATAATGATTTGTTAGATATTATTGCGATTTTAGGAATGGATGAATTAAGTGACGAAGATAAACTTGTAGTACATCGTGCAAGACGAATTCGACTTTTCTTATCTCAAAACTTCCATGTAGCGGAACAATTTACAGGGCAAATAGGAAGTTTCGTTAAAGTAAAAGACACCGTAAAAGGCTTCGAAGAAATCTTACAAGGAAAATACGATGAATTACCAGAAGATGCTTTTCGCTTAGTTGGAAGCATAGAAGAAGTCATTGAAAAAGCCAAAAGAATGAAAAAATAA
- the dut gene encoding dUTP diphosphatase: MKNRGFEVVTQYLNQDIRLPLRKTAKSAGYDIEAAQDTFILPGKVEFVPTGLKTYMNEFEVLQLYPRSSFVKNKNLSLINSVGIIDSDYYNNPENEGHILVMLYNFGETPQFVKKGERFCQAIFSVYLKVDSEASSSVKRLGGFGSTGL, from the coding sequence ATGAAAAATCGAGGATTTGAAGTTGTCACGCAGTATCTAAATCAAGATATTCGGTTACCTCTTCGCAAAACGGCAAAAAGTGCTGGATATGATATCGAAGCAGCACAAGATACTTTCATTCTTCCAGGGAAAGTAGAATTTGTGCCAACCGGATTAAAAACATATATGAATGAGTTTGAAGTTTTGCAACTTTACCCAAGAAGTTCCTTTGTAAAAAACAAAAACCTATCTCTGATAAATAGCGTTGGAATTATCGATAGTGACTATTACAATAACCCAGAAAATGAAGGCCATATTTTAGTCATGCTTTATAATTTTGGAGAGACACCACAATTTGTTAAAAAGGGAGAACGTTTTTGTCAAGCTATCTTTTCGGTTTATTTAAAAGTCGATTCAGAAGCATCTTCTTCTGTAAAACGACTTGGAGGCTTCGGAAGTACAGGTTTATGA
- the pyrH gene encoding UMP kinase produces MLKRRVMIKLSGEALAGKSGIGIDPQVVKRIAKEVKAAYDLDLCEIGIVVGGGNIFRGKLAAEMGIERSSADYMGMIGTILNALALQNSLEAMGVPTRVMTSLNIPEVAEPYIRRKAISHLEKNYIVIFGGGTGNPYFSTDTTSALRAAELGASIVYMAKNGTDGVYDKDPQVHKDSNKYSSLTHQEVLQKELQVMDSTAAALCHDNNIDIYVFDMNKDGNIKRAILGEDIGTMIKNK; encoded by the coding sequence ATGTTAAAAAGACGAGTTATGATAAAATTAAGTGGAGAAGCTTTAGCTGGAAAAAGTGGAATCGGTATTGATCCACAAGTGGTAAAAAGAATCGCAAAAGAAGTAAAAGCAGCCTATGATTTAGATTTATGTGAAATTGGAATTGTCGTAGGCGGAGGAAACATTTTCAGAGGCAAATTAGCAGCTGAAATGGGAATTGAACGTTCTAGTGCTGATTACATGGGAATGATTGGTACCATCCTAAATGCCCTTGCTCTTCAAAATTCTCTTGAAGCGATGGGTGTTCCAACAAGGGTAATGACTAGCCTTAATATTCCTGAAGTAGCTGAACCCTACATAAGAAGAAAAGCCATTAGTCACCTTGAGAAAAACTATATTGTTATTTTTGGTGGAGGTACTGGGAATCCTTATTTTTCTACCGACACTACTTCAGCTTTAAGAGCTGCAGAACTTGGAGCAAGCATTGTTTATATGGCTAAAAATGGAACCGATGGAGTCTATGATAAAGATCCTCAAGTTCATAAAGATTCAAACAAATATAGTAGTCTGACCCATCAAGAAGTTTTACAAAAAGAACTTCAAGTTATGGATTCAACTGCTGCAGCATTATGTCATGATAACAACATCGATATTTATGTCTTTGACATGAACAAAGATGGCAATATCAAGCGCGCAATTTTAGGCGAAGATATTGGCACAATGATTAAAAATAAGTAA
- the rpsB gene encoding 30S ribosomal protein S2 — protein sequence MGVISMKALLEAGVHFGHQTRRWNPKMAKYIYTSRNGIHIIDLQKTSDCIDVAYRALFEIAQAGGRVLFVGTKKQSQDPVKEEAIRSGQFYVDQRWLGGTLTNFKTIKRSIKKLHDLYKMESDGTFKLLPKKEVIGLHKEMARLEKFLGGIKEMRGLPQALFIIDPRKERNAILEARILHIPVFGIIDTNCDPDEVDYIIPANDDALRSVKLIVSKMADAVIEANGGLVEGVSPVVSVEETEEDDSTIDEVEEEETPKIVKKPVVTTPKPTPKPTPKPVVTEAKPVVTEVKPEVVVEVKPEVVAEVKTEVVIEKTKTVKAKPEVVVEEPKVVEVEKTPSIDLESKTVAELRELAKEHNLTNYSKLRKAELIEELLKQM from the coding sequence ATGGGCGTTATATCAATGAAAGCTCTGTTAGAAGCAGGGGTGCATTTCGGTCACCAAACGCGTAGATGGAATCCAAAAATGGCAAAGTACATTTATACATCACGTAATGGGATTCATATTATCGATTTACAAAAAACAAGCGACTGTATTGATGTTGCTTACAGAGCATTGTTTGAGATTGCTCAAGCAGGCGGAAGAGTATTATTTGTTGGAACCAAAAAACAATCTCAAGATCCAGTAAAAGAAGAAGCAATTCGTTCCGGTCAATTTTATGTTGATCAAAGATGGTTAGGTGGAACCCTTACTAATTTTAAAACCATCAAACGTTCTATCAAAAAACTTCATGACCTTTACAAAATGGAAAGCGATGGAACTTTTAAATTATTACCTAAAAAAGAAGTCATTGGTCTACACAAAGAAATGGCTCGTTTAGAAAAATTCCTAGGTGGAATTAAAGAAATGCGTGGATTACCACAAGCTTTATTTATTATCGATCCTAGAAAAGAAAGAAATGCAATTTTAGAAGCAAGAATATTACACATTCCAGTATTTGGAATTATCGATACAAACTGTGATCCAGATGAAGTAGATTACATCATCCCAGCAAATGATGATGCACTTCGTTCGGTTAAATTAATTGTAAGTAAAATGGCAGATGCTGTCATTGAAGCAAACGGCGGTCTTGTGGAAGGCGTTTCACCTGTTGTCTCAGTAGAAGAAACCGAAGAAGACGATTCGACCATTGATGAAGTGGAAGAGGAAGAAACTCCAAAGATTGTTAAAAAACCAGTTGTAACAACTCCAAAACCAACACCTAAGCCAACACCAAAACCAGTTGTTACAGAAGCAAAACCAGTTGTTACGGAAGTAAAACCTGAAGTTGTTGTTGAAGTGAAACCAGAAGTAGTTGCTGAAGTGAAGACTGAAGTTGTCATCGAAAAAACAAAAACTGTTAAAGCAAAACCAGAAGTGGTTGTCGAAGAACCAAAAGTTGTTGAAGTAGAAAAAACTCCTTCCATCGACTTGGAATCTAAAACAGTTGCTGAACTTAGAGAACTTGCAAAAGAACATAATCTTACAAATTATTCTAAATTACGTAAAGCAGAATTAATTGAAGAACTTTTAAAACAAATGTAA
- the atpC gene encoding ATP synthase F1 subunit epsilon has protein sequence MKIVIVTPDGELYNEEVTAIIVSSENNGDYGVLKDHLPIISTIDTGYIKLEQGDLVYYVVIIGGVVETHHNLITVIAQDAFIGNSKEAAFENLYAIRKARLEDNKQRNIELLKAEKELKRQIKQTGAGSL, from the coding sequence TTGAAAATAGTAATTGTAACTCCTGATGGCGAACTTTATAACGAAGAAGTAACCGCAATTATTGTATCGAGTGAAAACAATGGGGACTATGGTGTCTTAAAAGACCATTTGCCCATTATTTCTACAATCGATACTGGTTATATCAAATTAGAACAAGGCGATTTAGTCTACTATGTTGTTATCATTGGTGGTGTTGTTGAAACACATCACAATCTGATTACCGTAATCGCTCAAGACGCTTTTATTGGCAATTCAAAAGAAGCTGCTTTTGAAAATCTATATGCCATTCGAAAAGCAAGACTTGAAGATAACAAACAAAGAAACATTGAATTACTAAAAGCAGAAAAAGAACTGAAAAGACAAATTAAACAAACTGGTGCTGGAAGTCTATAA
- the tsf gene encoding translation elongation factor Ts: protein MDITASLVKDLREKTGAGMMDCKKALVETNGNIDLAIDWLREKGIAKAAKKESRIAAEGLCEVLSDKNKAIVFELNCETDFVSQNERFIKLVSTVGNILLNSNALTNEEALLVTENAKTLQQILLESVVFIGEKISLRRYEVFTKTDNQVFGLYKHMGGKIVSLSILNGGDFQTAKDIAMHVAASSPKYLSQKDIAPEIIVHEKQVLTNEALNENETAEKPKPQAIILKMVEGRLNKNLKEICLVNQAFIKNPDQSVEEYVKSKGATIASFTRLAVGEGIEKKEDNFADEVLSQVK from the coding sequence ATGGATATTACAGCTAGTTTAGTAAAAGATTTACGTGAGAAAACCGGTGCAGGAATGATGGATTGCAAAAAGGCACTTGTTGAAACAAATGGAAATATCGATTTAGCTATTGATTGGTTAAGAGAAAAAGGAATTGCAAAGGCAGCAAAGAAAGAATCTAGAATTGCTGCAGAAGGTCTTTGTGAAGTTTTATCAGATAAGAACAAAGCAATCGTATTTGAACTAAATTGTGAAACGGATTTCGTGTCTCAAAACGAAAGGTTCATTAAATTAGTTTCAACGGTTGGGAACATTCTTTTAAATAGCAATGCTTTAACAAATGAAGAAGCTTTATTAGTAACAGAAAACGCAAAAACTTTGCAACAAATTTTACTTGAAAGTGTCGTTTTCATTGGAGAAAAAATTTCACTTCGTCGTTACGAAGTATTCACAAAAACAGACAATCAAGTATTTGGCTTATACAAACACATGGGCGGAAAAATTGTTTCTTTATCCATTCTAAATGGTGGAGATTTTCAAACCGCAAAAGACATCGCTATGCATGTTGCGGCATCTAGTCCTAAATATTTAAGTCAAAAAGATATCGCACCAGAAATCATTGTTCATGAAAAACAAGTTTTGACCAATGAAGCATTAAATGAAAATGAAACAGCAGAAAAACCAAAACCTCAAGCAATCATTTTAAAAATGGTTGAAGGCCGTTTAAATAAAAACTTAAAAGAAATCTGTTTAGTAAATCAAGCGTTTATTAAGAACCCAGATCAATCAGTTGAAGAATACGTAAAAAGTAAAGGCGCAACAATCGCTTCTTTTACACGTTTAGCTGTTGGTGAAGGCATTGAAAAGAAAGAAGATAATTTTGCAGACGAAGTATTATCACAAGTAAAATAA